From Penicillium psychrofluorescens genome assembly, chromosome: 1, one genomic window encodes:
- a CDS encoding uncharacterized protein (ID:PFLUO_002012-T1.cds;~source:funannotate) yields MVGATLIRDKAYLILMRHVTPTTDELHFFVPHIPGEVTMLPPALNIPTWLEANAHLLQPPVNNYCVYHPSSPATAGYTVMIVGGPNARTDYHINTTPEFFYQYRGSMLLKTVDNSTTPPSFQDIPVHEGSLFLLPPNTPHCPVRFKDTVGVVMEQPRIEGAVDIMRWYCKNCVEIVWEKKFVCVDLGTQVKAVVEEFAGDEEKRKCKNCGTVADTKYQDGEIVQPPTHPN; encoded by the exons atgGTCGGCGCAACGTTGATCCGCGATAAGGCTTATCTTATCTTGATGCGTCACGTCACTCCTACTACGGACGAACTACATTTCTTCGTCCCGCACATCCCCGGCGAGGTAACCATGCTGCCTCCTGCGCTGAACATTCCAACATG GCTCGAAGCCAACGcccacctcctccaaccccCGGTGAACAACTACTGCGTCTACCACCCCTCCTCCCCGGCAACAGCAGGGTACACCGTGATGATAGTCGGGGGACCCAATGCACGAACAGACTACCACATCAACACCACGCCGGAGTTTTTCTACCAGTACCGCGGGTCCATGCTCCTCAAGACGGTGGACAATTCCACGACCCCCCCAAGTTTCCAGGATATCCCCGTCCATGAAGGATCgctatttcttcttcccccaAATACACCGCACTGCCCTGTGCGATTCAAGGATACCGTAGGAGTGGTGATGGAGCAGCCACGCATAGAGGGTGCGGTAGATATCATGCGGTGGTACTGTAAGAACTGTGTTGAGATTgtgtgggagaagaagttcgTGTGTGTGGATCTGGGGACGCAGGTCAAGGCGGTTGTGGAGGAGTTTGCgggtgacgaggagaagaggaagtgtAAGAATTGCGGGACTGTTGCAGATACCAAATACCAGGACGGGGAGATTGTCCAACCGCCGACACACCCGAACTGA
- a CDS encoding uncharacterized protein (ID:PFLUO_002013-T1.cds;~source:funannotate): protein MAPLEEVQVGDLVNVPGGMYGTVKYLGPVAGKPGRFAGIELGAEHAARGKNSGDVDGRKYFAATVPGSGIFVPINNSKYVTRRSTSAATGSFATPKTPARQSNFSKSVGPGASPSVSRPQFRRPSLPRPESPRAPPPKLSLGGLRTPSAASRTGGSNGLLRSPVKPPSRLSDRPSSRVSVDDDASSYGGRVSDFPPTSGAAGMQELRDQIKSLEKQLSDRDKQLNEQSTTLGDFQKTLEELEGSDTLSIRAQLRERNERITQLTAEFDGHRADFRSTLDTLEIAASETERVYEQRLDELLQQNKELQDRGEDVEAVASQLKQLEELVSELEEGLEDARRGEAEARAEVEFLRGEVERTKLELKKVRDDSASALKDAQTSAEGPRSSHELEQKDDEIRGLKAIIHSLSRGNPNAANLSPAVAEQQNNQQITQLEQRIQEAEGFAKNKDTRIEELERELQGFKDDGRARSSTITLSPSKQHKPTNSGGLNQINHAHRLSDRTVVPNDWHDEPSNNAQHHRGASSSSQRRLEPMPESERSSDDDSLWCEICETGGHDILNCTSMFGSGNGQQPVPEIKTEKPARPSAADSKKPQEGNTSSQKTGKDVVFEGLKGIGGLGSSMAPIAGKSSGVIDESKWCALCERDGHESIDCPFDE from the coding sequence ATGGCCCCCCTCGAGGAAGTCCAGGTTGGCGACCTGGTTAATGTCCCCGGTGGCATGTACGGCACCGTCAAGTACCTAGGCCCCGTCGCTGGCAAACCCGGTCGTTTCGCGGGCATCGAGTTGGGCGCCGAACACGCCGCTCGGGGGAAAAACAGCGGCGACGTCGACGGACGAAAGTATTTTGCAGCTACAGTCCCCGGCTCTGGGATCTTCGTGCCCATCAACAACTCCAAGTACGTAACGCGACGATCGACTTCTGCAGCCACAGGCTCGTTTGCGACTCCCAAGACCCCGGCGCGACAGTCCAATTTCAGCAAGTCGGTTGGCCCTGGCGCGAGCCCCTCGGTGTCTCGACCTCAATTTCGACGACCGTCTCTCCCTCGTCCCGAGTCGCCTCGCGCGCCGCCTCCCAAACTCAGCCTCGGCGGTTTACGCACGCCGTCCGCTGCCTCGAGGACTGGCGGCTCCAACGGACTCCTGCGCAGCCCCGTCAAGCCCCCCTCACGACTGTCTGATCGGCCATCGTCACGGGTCAGTGTGGATGACGATGCCTCGTCCTATGGAGGGAGGGTGTCCGACTTTCCGCCGACTTCGGGGGCTGCGGGAATGCAAGAGCTGAGAGACCAGATCAAGAGCTTGGAAAAACAGTTGAGCGACCGCGACAAACAGCTGAATGAGCAATCGACGACTCTGGGCGATTTCCAGAAGACGCTAGAAGAACTGGAGGGTTCCGACACACTTTCGATCCGGGCACAGCTACGCGAGAGAAATGAGCGGATCACCCAGCTGACAGCCGAATTCGACGGCCACCGAGCGGACTTCCGCAGTACCCTCGATACACTGGAGATTGCTGCTTCCGAGACAGAGCGGGTATACGAGCAGCGCCTCGATGAGTTGCTGCAGCAGAACAAAGAGCTGCAGGATCGAggcgaggatgtcgaggccGTTGCATCACAACTCAAGCAGTTGGAGGAACTGGTCTcggagttggaggagggaCTCGAGGATGCACGGCGCGGTGAGGCGGAGGCTCGAGCTGAAGTCGAGTTCCTGCGAGGCGAAGTCGAAAGAACCAAGCTGGAATTGAAGAAAGTGCGTGATGATTCAGCTTCTGCGCTCAAAGATGCGCAAACCTCGGCAGAAGGCCCTCGAAGCTCGCACGAACTGGAGCAGAAGGATGACGAAATACGCGGCCTGAAGGCCATTATCCATTCGTTGAGCCGTGGGAATCCCAACGCGGCGAACTTGAGTCCGGCGGTTGCAGAGCAACAGAACAACCAGCAAATCACTCAGCTGGAGCAGCGCATCCAAGAAGCCGAAGGGTTCGCCAAAAACAAAGACACTCGGATTGAGGAACTCGAGCGAGAGCTCCAGGGGTTCAAGGATGATGGTCGTGCTCGCAGCTCGACGATCACTCTTTCGCCGTCGAAGCAGCACAAGCCGACTAACTCTGGTGGACTGAACCAGATCAATCATGCCCATCGTCTCTCTGACCGGACGGTGGTACCAAACGACTGGCATGATGAGCCATCCAATAACGCTCAACACCACCGTGGTGCATCCAGCTCGTCCCAACGGCGACTGGAACCCATGCCCGAATCTGAGCGTTCCTCCGACGATGATTCTCTGTGGTGTGAAATCTGCGAGACCGGTGGCCATGATATCCTGAACTGTACCAGCATGTTTGGTTCTGGCAATGGCCAGCAACCCGTGCCTGAGATCAAGACCGAAAAGCCTGCCCGACCGTCGGCTGCCGATTCCAAGAAGCCCCAGGAGGGGAACACTTCTTCGCAAAAGACCGGAAAAGATGTCGTCTTTGAGGGACTGAAGGGCATCGGCGGACTGGGATCCTCCATGGCTCCGATTGCGGGCAAGTCGTCTGGTGTCATCGACGAGTCCAAGTGGTGTGCTCTGTGCGAGCGAGACGGTCATGAGAGTATTGACTGTCCTTTTGATGAATAA
- a CDS encoding uncharacterized protein (ID:PFLUO_002007-T1.cds;~source:funannotate) → MLASVSCRCSPACCSLQAGVFSASATSLFLALARPSTPSLKPRATAAARRTFHFTPGRRSSDAPPSSSSPRLSYRVAVSSSGKGRRFHPLKNAYNFDPNAPDALGVLTLDKSPANRRRHRPDSGEDAFFVSRIGSRHSEQQRQEGADAIAFAVADGVGGWTESRVDPADFSHGICGYMAHTAMAWDEPAHKLRPKQLLQAGYDQVVADPSIRAGGSTASVGVGLPDGRVELANLGDSGSVLLRLAAVHHYSVPQTHGFNTPYQLSIIPPRMRAQASVFGGAFLEDFPRDAVVTNIQMQHGDVLLLATDGVFDNLNNQDILKLITSRMVLTGAWTATPELGISVADNLRSLAAPGGLAAAFPPPSESADSATRPEASLTLQSLLAATVAGEAKMASIDYRRDGPFAKEAQRSYPGDHYRGGKVDDISALVIVAVDESLAREEKGL, encoded by the coding sequence ATGCTCGCAAGTGTTTCCTGCCGGTGCAGTCCCGCCTGCTGCAGTCTCCAGGCCGGGGTGTTCTCGGCATCCGCCACgtctcttttcctcgcccTAGCTCGGCCTTCCACGCCTAGTCTGAAGCCTCGCGCTACTGCGGCTGCGCGCAGAACATTTCACTTCACACCGGGACGCCGCTCCTCTGATGCGCcgccctcgtcctcatcccCACGACTCTCTTATCGTGTCGCTGTGTCCTCATCCGGCAAAGGCCGCCGGTTCCACCCTCTCAAGAATGCATATAACTTCGACCCGAACGCCCCTGACGCCCTAGGCGTGCTCACATTAGACAAGAGCCCCGCCAACCGACGGCGCCACCGACCAGACAGCGGCGAAGATGCCTTTTTCGTAAGCCGCATCGGGTCGCGGCATTCCGAACAACAGAGACAAGAAGGCGCGGACGCGATCGCCTTTGCGGTAGCagacggcgtcggcggctgGACCGAGTCGCGCGTTGATCCGGCGGATTTTTCACATGGGATATGTGGCTACATGGCACACACAGCTATGGCCTGGGATGAGCCTGCGCACAAACTGCGGCCTAAACAGCTGCTACAGGCCGGGTATGACCAAGTGGTAGCCGATCCCAGCATTCGCGCTGGTGGCAGTACTGCCTCCGTGGGCGTGGGTCTCCCCGATGGCCGTGTCGAACTGGCGAACTTGGGAGACTCGGGCTCAGTGCTGCTTCGGCTGGCGGCAGTGCACCACTATTCCGTCCCGCAGACGCACGGGTTCAACACACCCTACCAGCTGAGCATCATCCCTCCTCGCATGCGCGCACAAGCTTCGGTCTTCGGGGGTGCTTTTCTCGAGGACTTCCCGCGCGACGCAGTCGTCACCAACATCCAAATGCAGCACGGCGATGTGCTACTGCTCGCCACGGACGGCGTGTTCGACAATCTCAACAACCAAGACATTCTCAAGCTGATCACCAGCCGCATGGTTCTGACTGGAGCTTGGACAGCCACGCCCGAGCTAGGCATCAGCGTTGCAGATAACCTGCGCTCTCTAGCGGCTCCAGGCGGACTGGCGGCTGCGTTCCCTCCGCCATCTGAATCTGCCGATTCGGCTACCCGTCCCGAGGCTTCTCTCACGCTCCAATCGCTCCTCGCAGCCACTGTAGCCGGTGAGGCCAAGATGGCTAGCATTGACTACCGCCGTGATGGGCCTTTCGCCAAGGAGGCCCAGCGGTCTTATCCCGGAGATCATTATCGTGGTGGCAAGGTGGATGACATCTCCGCCTTGGTCATCGTCGCGGTGGATGAGAGTCTGGCTCGGGAAGAGAAGGGTCTGTAA
- a CDS encoding uncharacterized protein (ID:PFLUO_002008-T1.cds;~source:funannotate) — protein MMHPSRHAYIEEAEDADMGIDLANIPVDQDYELPASAAGIPAERASAILSQFERKRRAAATVVPTDDARVRARLREFGEPITLFGEGPADRRDRLRELLTDLAERQAGEDDVQMEEAEEEPEEEEQQEFYTLGTDELLEARKAIARFSLPRAKARVARLKEDSTIPLRTHVKYRKAVKEKLQGFELYGSQIAGDRPVSICRFAPDGQTVAAGNWAGGIKLLTVPNLEEKANFKGHTDRVGGLAWFPGATLPSSNVSPSSVNLISGGGEGNVNLWALDQEKPLATLSGHSGRVCRVDVHPSGRYAASASFDTTWRLWDVETTAELLLQEGHSREVYTVSFNNDGSLLASGGLDSIGRIWDLRTGRTVMILEGHIGEIYGLDWGVDGYRILSGSGDGWVKCWDLRQVRNTGGIGAHKSVVSDLRWYKGTESADSHLPSADGNGQMEIDGAAPADQSSAVQPKKSGTFFATSGFDKNVNIFSADDWSLVKTLSGHSGNVLSTDISNDARWIASCGHDRTVKLWGID, from the coding sequence ATGATGCACCCCTCCAGACACGCCTAcatcgaggaggccgaggacgCCGACATGGGAATCGACTTGGCCAATATCCCAGTCGACCAAGACTATGAGCTCCCTGCTTCGGCAGCAGGCATCCCCGCCGAGCGCGCGTCCGCCATTCTATCCCAATTCGAGCGGAAACGGCGAGCAGCCGCTACAGTAGTCCCGACAGATGATGCCCGCGTGCGCGCACGGTTACGAGAGTTCGGCGAGCCCATCACACTCTTCGGCGAAGGCCCTGCggatcgacgagatcgtTTGCGCGAATTGTTGACCGATCTGGCGGAACGGCAAGCgggcgaagatgatgtacaaatggaagaagcagaggaggaaccggaggaggaagaacagcaggAGTTTTACACATTGGGCACAGATGAATTGTTGGAGGCGCGCAAGGCGATTGCTCGTTTTTCTTTGCCGCGCGCCAAGGCCCGCGTCGCTCGACTGAAGGAGGATTCAACGATTCCACTCCGAACGCATGTGAAGTACCGGAAAGCcgtcaaggagaagctgcaggGATTCGAGCTATACGGGTCCCAGATTGCAGGGGATCGGCCTGTCAGTATCTGCCGGTTCGCGCCGGATGGGCAgactgttgctgctggaaaTTGGGCCGGTGGGATCAAGCTTCTCACCGTACCGAACTTGGAGGAGAAAGCCAACTTCAAGGGCCACACCGATCGCGTCGGAGGTCTGGCTTGGTTTCCCGGGGCGACGCTACCCAGCTCCAACGTCTCACCATCGTCTGTGAATTTGATCTCGGGAGGCGGCGAGGGGAACGTGAATCTCTGGGCTCTCGACCAAGAAAAGCCGCTCGCCACGCTGTCTGGGCATTCTGGGCGCGTTTGCCGTGTGGATGTGCATCCGTCTGGACGGTATGCGGCGTCCGCATCTTTCGATACCACCTGGCGGTTGTGGGATGTTGAAACAACGGCCGAATTGCTTCTACAAGAGGGTCATTCCAGAGAGGTGTACACAGTATCATTCAACAACGACGGCTCGTTACTAGCAAGTGGAGGCCTCGACAGCATTGGGCGGATCTGGGATCTTCGGACAGGGCGCACCGTGATGATCCTAGAGGGCCATATCGGCGAGATCTACGGCTTGGACTGGGGCGTGGATGGCTACCGAATTCTCTCCGGCTCAGGGGACGGCTGGGTGAAATGCTGGGATCTTCGACAAGTGCGGAATACGGGAGGTATTGGCGCGCACAAGAGCGTCGTGTCCGATCTGCGCTGGTACAAGGGAACCGAATCGGCTGATTCGCATCTGCCGTCGGCCGATGGGAATGGACAGATGGAGATTGATGGCGCTGCTCCGGCTGATCAATCATCGGCTGTTCAACCCAAGAAATCCGGCACGTTCTTTGCGACCAGCGGGTTCGACAAGAATGtgaacatcttcagcgcGGACGACTGGTCGCTCGTCAAGACGCTGAGCGGGCACTCGGGCAATGTGCTCAGTACAGATATCAGTAACGATGCTAGATGGATTGCCAGCTGTGGCCATGACCGCACAGTGAAGCTCTGGGGCATTGACTGA
- a CDS encoding uncharacterized protein (ID:PFLUO_002009-T1.cds;~source:funannotate) produces MAAALRQGAVRQFCRKQISRHISRPTRPLSQLNSQSEACVLCRYRVQPAQRQFFSTAQPTILRRYASTNSAPATNQGEQVPITNAPDITNYYTIFPKTIPGGPPPNSPFEISLADLRREFLQLQNVVHPDKYPAGAAKQHAEALSARINEAYRTLADPLQRAQYLLREWHGIDVTAEDAATKHALDAETLMEVMEVQETIEEVGASPEAETQINALKEENEERVLGCVGALTRAFDDGDLEWARKECIRLRFWYSVGEGLREWEPGNTEIRLVHNS; encoded by the coding sequence ATGGCAGCCGCTCTCCGACAGGGTGCTGTACGGCAATTCTGCCGAAAACAGATATCTCGCCACATCTCCAGGCCCACACGGCCACTCTCTCAGCTGAACAGCCAGTCCGAAGCGTGCGTGTTGTGCCGATACCGCGTCCAACCCGCGCAAAGACAGTTTTTTTCTACGGCACAGCCTACAATACTTCGTCGCTATGCCTCTACAAATTCCGCCCCGGCAACAAATCAGGGCGAACAAGTACCAATCACCAACGCCCCAGATATAACCAACTACTACACCATCTTCCCAAAGACCATCCCCGGTGGCCCACCTCCAAATTCACCATTCGAAATCTCTCTAGCCGATCTCCGCCGCGAATTCCTCCAACTCCAGAATGTGGTCCACCCAGACAAGTACCCGGCGGGTGCAGCAAAGCAACACGCCGAAGCCCTCTCGGCGCGCATCAACGAAGCATACCGCACACTCGCCGACCCGCTCCAGCGCGCGCAGTATCTGCTCCGCGAATGGCACGGCATCGACGTGACGGCCGAGGACGCAGCCACAAAGCACGCGCTGGACGCTGAGACACTGATGGAGGTTATGGAGGTGCAGGAGACGATTGAGGAAGTGGGTGCGTCTCCGGAAGCGGAGACACAAATCAATGCACTGAAGGAAGAAAATGAAGAGCGGGTTCTGGGCTGTGTTGGGGCGTTGACGAGGGCTTTTGACGATGGCGACCTTGAATGGGCGCGAAAGGAATGTATCAGGCTGAGGTTTTGGTACAGTGTCGGTGAGGGACTGAGGGAATGGGAGCCGGGGAATACGGAGATCCGGCTCGTGCATAATTCCTAA
- a CDS encoding uncharacterized protein (ID:PFLUO_002006-T1.cds;~source:funannotate) codes for MNYEVEQEIVAFFEKTTTTRSACDNYASEHLGGNVTPVDVQGVCSYTVYAGPNAEFVVQYRLKSLALNMDIMNLAKAIYGTLIPEISFKGQIGEDHESKEPLYIYVMNRMVGISHLDFILAHNGDVPENSLEFSRWRQNLVADNAKFFALSWKGPQDVDQTYRESLSHQYERDLNLLLASLPIRFHPLIKKSLDSLPAIFSLPMVLLHNDFGSFNMLVDEKSCNLLGVVDWAEAEIAPFGINLYAHDRLISKIHLKHGWSRYDDYRLLDEIFWSTFSQETGVDNETIQTIKAARIAGVLLWLGFTSRLPNEPKPVPISDDDESGAYGIRDLDGLLINPATRFTDLV; via the exons ATGAATTATGAGGTTGAACAAGAAATTGTCGCATTCTTCGAGAAGACTACGACGACTCGCTCAGCCTGTGACAACTACGCGAGTGAGCATCTTGGTGGCAATGTCACTCCAGTCGACGTGCAAGGCGTGTGTAGTTACACCGTCTATGCTGGCCCTAACGCCGAATTCGTCGTGCAGTATCGTCTGAAGTCGCTAGCGCTGAACATGGACATTATGAACCTTGCCAAAGCCATTTACGGTACCTTGATACCCGAGATCTCCTTCAAGGGACAGATTGGAGAAGACCATGAGAGTAAAGAACCGCTTTATATATACGTGATGAACCGAATGGTAGGCATCTCTCACCTAGATTTCATCCTAGCCCATAACGGTGATGTACCTGAAAACTCACTCGAGTTCTCTCGCTGGCGCCAAAATCTTGTGGCCGACAACGCAAA ATTCTTTGCTCTATCTTGGAAAGGCCCTCAGGATGTTGATCAAACGTACCGCGAGAGCCTAAGCCATCAGTACGAACGAGACCTTAATTTGTTACTTGCTTCTCTCCCAATTCGATTCCATCCATTGATCAAGAAGTCTCTTGACTCGTTGCCGGCCATCTTTTCACTTCCTATGGTGCTACTGCACAATGATTTTGGTTCCTTCAACATGCTAGTGGACGAAAAGTCTTGCAATCTGCTCGGCGTGGTTGATTGGGCCGAAGCTGAGATTGCTCCATTCGGCATAAATCTCTATGCTCATGATCGTTTGATAAGTAAGATCCACTTAAAACACGGCTGGTCTAGGTATGATGATTATCGCCTTTTGGATGAGATATTCTGGAGCACGTTTAGTCAAGAAACCGGAGTGGATAATGAAACGATTCAAACCATCAAAGCCGCAAGGATTGCTGGAGTACTGTTGTGGCTTGGCTTCACAAGTCGCCTTCCGAATGAGCCGAAGCCAGTACCGATttctgatgatgatgaaagTGGAGCATATGGCATACGTGATTTAGACGGGCTTTTGATTAACCCAGCTACGAGGTTCACGGACTTGGTATGA
- a CDS encoding uncharacterized protein (ID:PFLUO_002011-T1.cds;~source:funannotate) → MATSQPPLRFVSHHNLLYRLVLATLTGRTVHISQIRSNSPTNPGLAPHEISFLRLLEAVTNGSQMEISYTGTILVYRPGLITGSSSGTGASGGMINYELPAGCTRGLSYYLIPLCLLAPFSKAPMKVLFTGPGVITSSTPTGDMSVDSVRTAILPLYNSFGIFNNIELRILRRSNPGPNGRGGGGEVQFVFGHQVRLPKTLHLMNPGRIKRIRGVAYSVGVTGSNNARMIETARGILNPLSPDTYVFSDVASAPLVPAPEKNNPSAKKKIGLGFGLSLVAESSTGCLYSADVASPPSGGQPPEDIGKQCAYQLLETISKGGCVTPAAATTMLTLMSMGSEDVGRLQIGKDVIADPTLILLARDLAQFGAPGWGIRDASGEHEQSDVIVSVVGRGIGNVGRKVA, encoded by the coding sequence atggccacctccCAGCCTCCCCTCCGCTTTGTGTCCCATCACAATCTACTGTATCGCCTGGTCCTAGCTACCCTGACCGGCCGAACAGTCCACATCTCCCAAATCCGGTCAAACTCGCCCACCAACCCAGGACTTGCACCTCATGAAATCTCCTTCCTGCGCCTGCTGGAAGCCGTGACCAATGGCTCCCAAATGGAAATCTCCTACACCGGTACCATTCTAGTCTACAGGCCGGGTCTGATCACCGGCAGCTCGTCCGGTACCGGCGCCAGTGGCGGCATGATCAACTACGAACTGCCCGCAGGATGCACCCGCGGTCTGAGCTACTATCTCATCCCTCTGTGCTTGCTCGCCCCATTCTCAAAAGCACCCATGAAAGTCCTTTTCACCGGGCCCGGCGTCAtcacctcttccaccccgACAGGGGACATGTCCGTCGACAGCGTCCGCACTGCGATTCTGCCGCTGTACAATTCCTTCGGGATTTTCAACAACATCGAGCTGCGCATCTTGCGCCGGTCAAATCCCGGACCGAATGGcagaggtggtggtggagaagtGCAGTTCGTGTTTGGGCACCAGGTCCGTCTGCCCAAGACGCTGCACCTGATGAACCCCGGCCGCATCAAGCGCATCCGCGGTGTGGCGTACTCGGTCGGTGTCACGGGCTCCAATAATGCACGCATGATCGAGACGGCGCGTGGTATCTTGAATCCCTTGAGTCCAGACACTTATGTCTTTTCGGATGTGGCATCTGCGCCTTTAGTGCCCGCCCCGGAGAAGAACAATCCCTCTGCGAAAAAGAAGATCGGACTTGGATTTGGTCTGTCTCTGGTTGCAGAGTCATCAACAGGCTGTCTCTACTCGGCTGATGTGGCCTCCCCACCGTCTGGGGGTCAACCACCGGAGGATATTGGGAAGCAGTGCGCGTACCAATTGCTCGAGACGATTTCCAAGGGCGGGTGTGTGACTCCCGCGGCTGCGACAACCATGCTGACGCTCATGAGTATGGGCTCAGAGGATGTGGGTCGTTTGCAGATCGGGAAAGATGTCATTGCCGACCCGACTCTGATCCTATTGGCAAGGGACTTGGCTCAGTTTGGTGCCCCCGGCTGGGGTATTCGGGATGCTAGCGGCGAGCATGAGCAGAGCGATGTGATTGTCAGCGTGGTTGGCCGTGGTATTGGCAATGTTGGCAGAAAGGTTGCTTAA
- a CDS encoding uncharacterized protein (ID:PFLUO_002010-T1.cds;~source:funannotate), with translation MGSAQDYSRIILSPSFTFLVGPKHTKLTIQSGLVEHVSRPMHDLMNGHTRESKHRIAVLEEEDVETFVAFCEYAYTGNYTVPSRPKAKETESADSGAETLMSASVSSTIPSFASLETSREIDKTAADLNTKADEDKPLNREGMEVHAQEGGIEDALDHPQVAAEEESDEWIPWPEHAEQTKDKTKKKEASMSKAAVEDQSIRHLTPPKTPPQGRTNDSDETPRKDASEARGDLKESTATDTAVEHNTAPESTSMGADKGEEENGETVSDEQSKTPRPVIDMSFAKQHDWAPRESGLSLWDEFKAIEYTDGPSENRQNSPHPSSDTTASIPYLTFHAKVYVFATRYLIPALAQLCLQKLHRDLLLLPLSDAESTNPSLEPQNTSSGLAARNVQVVLDLLHYVYAQTTRLEPISPTSATQLRENELRRLVAHYAACKVRELAQCSSAGDSVIATPSMRPVDAQAQTGRDFVPMTLKGLLESTRELASDLIYRMM, from the exons ATGGGCTCTGCTCAAGATTATAGCCG GATAatcctttctccctctttcaCCTTTCTCGTCGGGCCCAAACACACCAAGCTGACCATTCAGTCGGGCCTGGTCGAGCATGTCTCGAGGCCGATGCATGACCTGATGAATGGGCATACGAGAGAGTCGAAGCATCGCATCGCGGtgctcgaagaagaggatgtcGAGACCTTTGTGGCGTTCTGCGAGTATGCATACACAGGCAATTACACCGTGCCATCGAGACCCAAGGCAAAGGAGACGGAGAGCGCGGATAGTGGTGCTGAAACGCTTATGTCGGCTTCTGTCTCATCAACAATCCCATCTTTCGCTTCATTGGAGACTAGTCGCGAGATTGATAAGACGGCTGCTGATCTGAATACGAAAGCTGATGAAGATAAGCCTCTGAacagagaaggaatggaggTACATGCGCAGGAAGGAGGCATTGAAGACGCTCTTGACCACCCGCAGGTcgcagcagaggaggaaTCCGATGAATGGATACCTTGGCCTGAACATGCAGAACAAACAAAAGAcaaaacgaagaagaaagaagcaagTATGAGCAAAGCAGCGGTTGAGGACCAGTCTATCCGTCATTTGACACCACCGAAAACGCCTCCTCAAGGTCGGACGAACGACAGTGATGAGACCCCCCGGAAAGATGCTAGTGAAGCAAGAGGCGATCTGAAGGAATCCACAGCTACAGATACAGCTGTTGAACACAACACGGCACCAGAATCGACTTCCATGGGGGCAGAcaaaggcgaagaagaaaacggCGAGACTGTCTCAGACGAGCAAAGCAAGACCCCAAGACCAGTCATCGACATGTCCTTCGCGAAGCAGCATGACTGGGCACCTCGTGAGTCGGGACTGAGTCTGTGGGACGAATTTAAGGCCATCGAATACACCGATGGTCCATCGGAAAACCGCCAAAACAGCCCACACCCTTCTAGTGATACCACAGCGTCCATTCCATACCTTACCTTCCATGCGAAAGTCTATGTTTTTGCTACGCGCTACCTCATCCCAGCCCTCGCACAGCTCTGTCTCCAAAAGCTGCACAGGGATCtacttcttctgcctctctCAGATGCCGAGTCGACAAATCCCAGCCTGGAGCCACAGAATACATCCAGTGGCTTGGCCGCACGCAATGTCCAGGTGGTCCTGGATTTGTTGCACTATGTCTACGCGCAAACTACCCGTCTCGAGCCCATCTCACCCACATCGGCCACGCAGCTGCGGGAAAATGAGCTGCGCAGACTGGTCGCACATTACGCCGCCTGTAAGGTGAGGGAGCTGGCGCAGTGTTCCTCGGCGGGAGATAGTGTGATAGCGACGCCTTCGATGAGGCCAGTGGATGCTCAAGCTCAAACTGGGAGAGACTTTGTGCCAATGACTCTCAAGGGACTGTTGGAATCGACGAGGGAACTGGCCTCTGATCTTATTTATCGAATGATGTGA